In Paracoccus aerodenitrificans, the following are encoded in one genomic region:
- a CDS encoding SAM-dependent methyltransferase: MTSDHEKTQSDNGRHRLVDPAALARQRARARRLGLAEPLHRLAADEVQDRLGEINRDFTRIGIVTAWPEFWAGIFPDATILPDDEILALPRNLDLVIHAMSLHWAEDPVGQIVQSARALKPDGLFMAVCFGGDTLIELRDVLSRAEIDATGGLSPRLLPMGEIRDLGGLLARAGLALPVADHLAAPASYRDLFHLAADLRAMGETNALNQRLRHPTRREIFARAAEDYASRYPDPANPGRILATFDLIFLTGWAPDPGQQKPLRPGSARMPLSDALKARTS, encoded by the coding sequence ATGACCTCCGACCATGAAAAGACCCAATCAGATAATGGCCGTCACAGGCTGGTTGATCCGGCAGCTTTGGCCCGCCAACGCGCACGGGCGCGGCGGCTTGGGCTGGCCGAACCGCTGCATCGGCTTGCCGCAGATGAGGTTCAGGATAGGCTCGGAGAGATTAACAGAGACTTTACGCGCATCGGCATTGTCACCGCATGGCCCGAATTCTGGGCCGGTATCTTTCCCGACGCCACCATCCTGCCAGATGACGAAATTCTGGCGCTGCCCCGAAATCTGGATCTGGTCATCCACGCCATGAGCCTCCACTGGGCCGAGGATCCCGTCGGACAGATCGTGCAATCCGCGCGGGCGCTGAAGCCGGACGGGCTTTTCATGGCGGTTTGTTTTGGCGGCGATACGCTGATCGAATTGCGCGACGTCCTGTCCCGCGCCGAGATCGACGCCACCGGAGGCCTGTCGCCGCGCCTTCTGCCGATGGGAGAGATCCGCGACCTTGGCGGCCTGTTGGCCCGCGCCGGTCTGGCCCTGCCGGTGGCCGATCATCTCGCCGCGCCCGCCAGCTATCGCGACCTGTTCCATCTGGCGGCGGATCTGCGTGCCATGGGCGAAACCAACGCGCTGAATCAGCGCCTCCGCCATCCCACCCGGCGCGAGATCTTTGCCCGTGCCGCTGAGGATTACGCCAGCCGATATCCCGATCCGGCCAATCCCGGCCGGATTCTTGCCACATTCGACCTGATCTTTCTGACTGGATGGGCCCCCGATCCGGGCCAGCAAAAACCTCTGCGTCCCGGCTCGGCCAGAATGCCGCTCTCGGATGCATTGAAAGCGAGAACATCATGA
- the serS gene encoding serine--tRNA ligase, whose translation MHDIRAIRENPEAFDAALQRRGADPVSARILSLDEERRTRIRIAEEAQAEQNRASKLVGAAKAKGDEAEFERLRASVAESKAKIAAMHAEAAELDQKLRDLLMTIPNLPLDSVPDGKDESDNVEIRRWGTPREFDFTPAEHFEIAAVKPSMDFTTAAKLSGSRFVVLTGAVARIHRALAQYMIDTHIDAHGLTETWTPVLVLPEMMEGTGQLPKFGEDSYQTREGWWLIPTAEVTLTNTVNGDLLEADALPRRLVAHSQCFRSEAGSAGRDTAGILRQHQFEKVEMVSITAADTGMDEHARMTGCAEAILEGLGLPYRTVVLCTGDMGFGARITHDIEAWLPGQSCYREISSISYCGDFQARRMNARYRPEAGGKPEFLHTLNGSGLAVGRTLIAVLENGQQQDGSVILPEVLHRYLGGKAVLKADGGLE comes from the coding sequence ATGCATGACATCCGCGCCATCCGCGAAAACCCGGAAGCTTTCGACGCAGCGCTTCAGCGCCGGGGGGCAGATCCGGTCTCTGCCCGGATCCTGTCGCTGGACGAAGAGCGCCGGACCCGCATCAGAATAGCGGAAGAAGCGCAGGCCGAGCAGAACCGCGCCAGCAAGCTGGTCGGGGCCGCAAAGGCAAAAGGAGATGAGGCGGAGTTCGAACGGCTCCGCGCCTCGGTCGCTGAAAGCAAGGCAAAGATCGCCGCGATGCACGCCGAAGCGGCAGAGCTGGACCAGAAGCTGCGCGATCTGCTGATGACGATCCCGAATCTTCCGCTGGACAGTGTTCCCGACGGCAAGGATGAAAGCGACAATGTCGAGATCCGCCGTTGGGGTACTCCGCGCGAGTTCGATTTTACCCCCGCCGAGCATTTCGAAATTGCCGCGGTCAAGCCCTCGATGGATTTCACGACCGCCGCGAAACTGTCGGGATCGCGCTTCGTGGTCCTGACCGGCGCAGTCGCCCGCATTCATCGCGCATTGGCGCAATATATGATCGATACCCATATCGATGCGCACGGGCTGACCGAGACATGGACCCCGGTTCTGGTGCTGCCCGAAATGATGGAAGGCACAGGTCAGCTGCCGAAATTCGGCGAGGACAGCTATCAGACGCGGGAAGGCTGGTGGCTGATCCCGACAGCCGAGGTCACGCTGACCAACACGGTTAACGGCGACCTGCTTGAGGCGGATGCGCTGCCGCGCCGTCTTGTCGCCCATTCGCAATGTTTCCGCTCGGAAGCCGGCAGTGCGGGGCGCGATACTGCAGGCATACTGCGTCAGCATCAATTTGAAAAGGTCGAGATGGTCTCGATCACCGCAGCCGATACCGGCATGGACGAACATGCGCGGATGACCGGCTGTGCCGAGGCGATTCTGGAAGGGCTTGGTCTGCCCTATCGCACTGTCGTGCTGTGCACCGGCGATATGGGCTTCGGCGCCCGCATCACCCATGACATCGAGGCCTGGCTGCCCGGTCAGTCATGCTATCGCGAGATCAGCAGCATCAGCTATTGCGGTGATTTTCAGGCGCGACGGATGAATGCACGCTATCGCCCCGAGGCAGGCGGCAAGCCGGAGTTCCTGCATACGCTGAACGGATCGGGCCTCGCGGTCGGGCGAACCCTGATCGCCGTGCTGGAGAACGGACAGCAGCAGGACGGGTCTGTGATCCTGCCAGAGGTCCTGCATCGCTATCTGGGCGGCAAAGCAGTGTTGAAAGCTGACGGTGGTCTTGAATAA
- a CDS encoding carbon-nitrogen hydrolase family protein, with amino-acid sequence MTAGLVQLSVGDDPAANLPVTQQLVAEAAGQGASLVVTPECTNLISGDRSWQSEILRPEAEDETLQALRRQASDLGIWLLIGSLALKSDDPGETRFVNRSLLVDPSGGISARYDKIHMFDVTISETESFRESSAYRPGSHAVLADKPVRIGMTVCYDLRFPHLYRLLGQAGAEILSIPAAFNDTTGAAHWHVLLRARAIETGSFVLAPAQCGLHEAAHAARPRERRSYGHSLAVSPWGDVLAEAEDGPGVRVVKLDLNAVRKARFRIPAIRTNQPFEAP; translated from the coding sequence CTGACAGCCGGGCTGGTTCAGCTTTCGGTAGGCGACGATCCTGCCGCGAACCTGCCCGTCACGCAGCAACTTGTCGCAGAAGCGGCGGGGCAGGGCGCCAGTCTGGTCGTCACGCCGGAATGCACGAATCTTATCTCTGGCGATCGAAGCTGGCAGTCAGAAATCCTGCGGCCCGAGGCTGAGGATGAGACCTTGCAGGCACTTCGCCGTCAGGCCTCGGATCTGGGGATCTGGCTGCTGATCGGCTCGCTGGCGCTGAAATCCGACGATCCCGGTGAGACGCGTTTCGTGAATCGCAGCCTGCTGGTCGATCCCTCCGGCGGCATTTCCGCGCGTTACGACAAGATCCATATGTTCGACGTGACGATTTCCGAAACGGAAAGCTTCCGGGAATCGAGCGCCTACCGTCCCGGATCGCACGCTGTTCTGGCGGATAAGCCGGTCAGGATCGGCATGACGGTATGTTACGATCTGCGCTTTCCGCATCTCTATCGCCTGCTGGGGCAGGCCGGTGCCGAAATTCTGAGCATCCCGGCGGCGTTCAACGACACGACAGGTGCGGCGCATTGGCATGTGCTTTTGCGTGCCCGGGCCATTGAAACCGGCAGTTTTGTGCTGGCCCCGGCGCAATGCGGTCTGCACGAGGCCGCGCATGCCGCGAGACCGCGCGAGCGCCGGAGTTACGGCCACAGCCTTGCGGTGTCCCCTTGGGGAGACGTGCTTGCGGAAGCGGAAGACGGCCCCGGTGTGCGTGTGGTAAAGCTTGACTTGAACGCTGTTCGCAAGGCACGGTTTCGCATTCCCGCGATCCGGACCAACCAACCATTTGAAGCGCCTTGA
- a CDS encoding PQQ-binding-like beta-propeller repeat protein has translation MTTKSAVTPARLALLAVLALSACAEREVTLPGQRLDPRAVTSPDGPAVEQPAVSTTALSLPAARANAEWTHRGANAAHLSGHVALGSGMQQVFAAPIGQPAGKRHRITADPIVAAGRVFTLDSRATVTATAQSGGTAWSTNLTPAGESPNSVSGGGVAYESGQVFATTGYGELVALDAASGGILWRQRVGAPIGGAPTVQNGVVYVTSRNAVGFAVRASDGKLLWQVAGIPQPTGVMGVAAPAVAGDLVVFPFSSGQLLAVDRETGTERWSGQVAGNRVGRAISNIRDMTGEPVIAGDVIYAGTSSGRINAFDRQSGLPLWSARQGAVSPVLAVGNAIFAVNDQNQLVRIDAATGAVIWGVNMPWYTDTRVRRQDRIYAHYGPILAGGRLFVASSDGLLRAFDPVSGSLVGQAPIPGGAASAPVVAGNTLYVASRDGNLYAYR, from the coding sequence ATGACGACGAAATCAGCCGTGACCCCCGCACGCCTTGCCCTGTTGGCTGTATTGGCTCTGTCCGCCTGTGCCGAAAGAGAGGTCACTCTGCCGGGGCAGCGTCTGGACCCCCGCGCAGTCACCTCGCCCGATGGCCCCGCTGTTGAGCAACCCGCCGTTTCGACCACGGCGCTGAGCCTGCCCGCTGCGCGTGCGAATGCCGAATGGACGCATCGCGGGGCGAATGCGGCGCATCTCAGCGGTCATGTCGCGCTCGGGTCAGGGATGCAGCAGGTCTTTGCGGCTCCGATCGGTCAGCCGGCGGGTAAGCGGCACCGGATCACCGCCGATCCGATTGTCGCAGCGGGGCGGGTCTTTACGCTGGACAGCCGCGCGACAGTCACGGCGACAGCGCAATCGGGCGGCACTGCCTGGTCGACTAACCTGACCCCTGCCGGTGAAAGCCCGAACAGCGTTTCCGGCGGCGGCGTCGCCTATGAAAGCGGGCAGGTCTTTGCGACGACCGGTTATGGTGAGCTTGTCGCTCTGGATGCGGCAAGTGGCGGCATTTTGTGGCGTCAGCGTGTCGGAGCCCCCATCGGCGGTGCACCGACAGTACAGAATGGCGTCGTCTATGTGACCAGCCGCAACGCCGTCGGCTTTGCGGTGCGGGCCTCGGATGGCAAGCTGCTGTGGCAGGTAGCCGGGATTCCGCAGCCGACCGGGGTCATGGGCGTGGCCGCTCCGGCGGTTGCGGGTGATCTGGTGGTGTTTCCTTTCTCATCCGGTCAGCTTCTGGCTGTTGACCGGGAAACCGGCACTGAACGCTGGTCCGGTCAGGTTGCGGGCAATCGCGTCGGTCGGGCGATCTCGAATATCCGCGACATGACCGGAGAGCCGGTCATTGCCGGTGATGTAATCTATGCCGGAACCTCTTCAGGACGCATCAATGCGTTTGACCGGCAAAGCGGCCTGCCGCTCTGGTCGGCGCGTCAGGGGGCGGTGTCTCCGGTGCTGGCTGTCGGCAATGCGATCTTCGCGGTGAATGATCAGAACCAGCTTGTGCGCATCGATGCCGCGACCGGAGCCGTGATCTGGGGTGTCAATATGCCCTGGTATACCGACACCCGGGTCAGACGGCAGGATCGCATCTATGCGCATTACGGGCCGATCCTCGCAGGGGGCAGGCTGTTTGTCGCCTCGTCGGACGGTTTGCTGCGGGCCTTTGATCCGGTCTCGGGCAGTCTGGTCGGGCAGGCTCCGATCCCGGGCGGGGCGGCTTCGGCACCCGTCGTTGCTGGGAACACGCTGTATGTCGCAAGCCGCGACGGCAATCTCTACGCTTACAGATGA
- the der gene encoding ribosome biogenesis GTPase Der has translation MSFTLAIVGRPNVGKSTLFNRLVGKRLALVDDQPGVTRDLREGQGRLGDLRFIVVDSAGLELAEDDSLQGRMRRLTERAVDEADVALFVIDARVGVTATDEYFADILRKRAKHVILAANKSEGRAGEAGAMEAYALGLGEPLRISAEHGEGMEDIYARLKPLAAELTAANAVYEPAVDVDLPEDAEFDEDAAPDWMPTDARPLQLAVIGRPNAGKSTLINRILGEDRLLTGPEAGITRDAISVRAEFMGTPMRIFDTAGMRKRGRVTDKLEKLSVADGLRAVRFAEVVVVLLDVAIPFEQQDLRIADLAETEGRAVVVAANKWDLEDDKPEKLKELRQSFERLLPQLKGAPLVTVSARTGKGLDRLHNAIMMAYAVWNRRVSTSKLNQWLEAMTEAHPPPAPGGRRIRLRYMTQVKTRPPAFVVKATHTDKIPESYHRYLVNGLRTDFDMPGTPIRIFFRDQGKVNPYRHKAEKISQSGALSKHKNRQKPKGS, from the coding sequence ATGAGCTTTACACTCGCCATTGTCGGCAGGCCGAATGTCGGTAAATCCACTCTGTTCAACCGGCTTGTCGGTAAGCGGCTGGCGCTTGTCGACGATCAGCCCGGCGTTACGCGCGATCTGCGCGAAGGGCAGGGGCGGCTTGGCGATCTGCGATTTATCGTGGTCGATTCTGCCGGTCTGGAACTGGCCGAGGATGACAGTCTGCAAGGCCGGATGCGCCGCCTGACCGAACGCGCCGTCGATGAGGCGGATGTGGCGCTTTTCGTGATCGATGCGCGCGTCGGTGTGACGGCGACGGACGAATATTTCGCCGATATTCTGCGCAAACGGGCAAAACATGTGATCCTTGCCGCGAATAAATCCGAAGGCCGCGCCGGAGAGGCGGGCGCAATGGAGGCGTATGCGCTTGGTCTTGGCGAACCTCTCCGCATCTCTGCCGAGCATGGTGAGGGGATGGAGGATATTTACGCCAGGCTGAAACCGCTTGCAGCCGAGCTGACAGCGGCGAATGCGGTATATGAGCCTGCTGTCGATGTGGACTTGCCCGAGGATGCCGAGTTCGATGAGGATGCGGCTCCGGACTGGATGCCGACCGATGCGCGTCCGCTGCAACTGGCTGTGATCGGGCGGCCGAATGCGGGAAAATCGACGCTGATCAACAGGATTCTCGGCGAGGATCGTTTGCTGACCGGCCCCGAGGCGGGGATTACCCGCGACGCGATCTCGGTCAGGGCCGAGTTCATGGGCACGCCGATGCGGATCTTCGATACCGCCGGAATGCGCAAACGCGGGCGGGTGACCGACAAGCTTGAGAAGCTCTCTGTGGCCGATGGGTTGCGTGCCGTGCGCTTCGCCGAGGTGGTCGTGGTGCTTCTGGATGTGGCGATCCCGTTCGAGCAGCAGGATCTGCGCATTGCCGATCTGGCCGAGACGGAAGGCCGCGCGGTGGTCGTTGCCGCGAATAAATGGGATCTTGAGGATGACAAGCCCGAGAAGCTGAAAGAGCTGCGTCAATCCTTCGAGAGATTGCTGCCCCAGTTGAAAGGGGCGCCGTTGGTGACGGTTTCGGCGCGAACCGGCAAGGGGCTGGACCGGCTGCATAATGCGATCATGATGGCATATGCGGTGTGGAATCGCCGGGTTTCGACCTCGAAGCTGAACCAGTGGCTTGAGGCGATGACCGAGGCGCATCCTCCGCCAGCGCCGGGCGGACGGCGGATCAGGCTGCGTTACATGACGCAAGTGAAGACCCGGCCTCCGGCATTCGTGGTCAAGGCGACGCATACGGACAAGATCCCGGAAAGCTATCACCGCTATCTGGTGAACGGGTTGCGGACGGATTTCGACATGCCCGGCACCCCGATCCGGATTTTCTTCCGCGATCAGGGCAAGGTGAATCCATATCGGCACAAGGCGGAAAAGATCAGCCAGTCCGGTGCTCTTTCCAAGCACAAGAACCGGCAGAAGCCGAAGGGAAGCTGA
- a CDS encoding ComF family protein has product MAAFLKSLPRAMKAALTMVYPPQCLSCGIAVEQDGALCPACWRDCEFVSGCACHVCGVPLPGVAAEAGLICDDCLRLRPSWHAGRAALVYGGVGRGMVLALKHGDRPDLAVPLGQWLADAARPLVTDDTVILPIPLHPRRFMVRKYNQADLLAQQIGRRTGLAVMPSLLRRTRATQAQDHRSHAERHENLKDAFSVSPRGCKLLASRPVLLVDDVMASGATMEAASRALLAQGVEQVSVAVLARAVKQ; this is encoded by the coding sequence ATGGCCGCATTTCTTAAATCCCTTCCGCGGGCGATGAAAGCCGCATTGACGATGGTCTATCCGCCGCAATGTCTGTCCTGCGGGATTGCTGTCGAACAGGATGGTGCGCTTTGTCCAGCCTGCTGGCGGGATTGTGAGTTTGTGTCGGGCTGTGCCTGCCATGTGTGCGGCGTGCCTCTGCCCGGAGTCGCAGCGGAGGCAGGTTTGATCTGCGACGATTGCCTCCGGCTTCGGCCTTCCTGGCATGCTGGCCGGGCGGCTTTGGTCTATGGCGGCGTCGGGCGAGGGATGGTGCTGGCGCTGAAACATGGGGACAGGCCGGATCTGGCGGTGCCTCTGGGGCAGTGGCTGGCGGATGCTGCGCGACCGCTTGTCACGGATGATACGGTTATTCTGCCGATCCCGCTGCATCCGCGCCGGTTCATGGTGCGCAAATATAATCAGGCCGATTTGCTGGCGCAGCAGATCGGACGAAGAACGGGGCTGGCCGTCATGCCCTCGCTTCTGAGAAGAACGCGGGCCACCCAAGCGCAGGACCATCGCAGCCACGCCGAACGTCACGAGAATTTGAAGGACGCATTTTCCGTTTCACCACGCGGTTGCAAGCTGTTGGCGTCGCGTCCGGTTCTGCTGGTGGATGATGTCATGGCCTCGGGTGCCACAATGGAGGCGGCGAGCCGTGCGCTGCTGGCGCAAGGGGTCGAACAGGTATCGGTCGCAGTTCTGGCGCGGGCGGTGAAGCAATAG
- the hemH gene encoding ferrochelatase, producing MTPQHAPADHPEIVRDKTGILIANLGTPDGYDYWSMRRYLNEFLSDKRVIDLPGWKWQPLLQGIILTKRPFSSGANYKLIWNEEKGESPLMTITRDQADALRQRAEAEWGDQVMVEFCMRYGNPSTHEVLDRMVKEGCRRILFLPLYPQYAGATSATANDQLFRALMQQKWQPAVRTVEPYFDRPDYIEALAGSVRRALEGRTPGKLVASYHGMPKRYLLEGDPYHCQCQKTSRLLQNALGWQDGIIDTTFQSVFGREEWLRPYTVEHVAELARQGHTDIAVISPAFASDCIETLEEINGEIRESFEHAGGKNFTYIPCLNAEPAHIEVMMNVVRENIAGWL from the coding sequence ATGACGCCCCAGCACGCCCCCGCCGACCATCCCGAGATCGTTCGGGATAAAACCGGCATCCTCATTGCCAATCTCGGGACGCCCGATGGCTATGATTACTGGTCGATGCGCCGCTATCTGAATGAATTCCTCTCGGATAAGCGCGTGATCGACCTGCCGGGCTGGAAATGGCAGCCGCTTCTGCAAGGGATCATCCTGACCAAGCGGCCTTTCAGCTCCGGGGCGAATTACAAGCTGATCTGGAATGAGGAGAAAGGCGAAAGCCCGCTCATGACTATCACCCGCGATCAGGCGGATGCGCTGCGACAACGGGCTGAAGCCGAATGGGGCGATCAGGTCATGGTGGAATTCTGCATGCGCTATGGCAACCCGTCGACTCATGAGGTACTGGACCGCATGGTCAAGGAAGGCTGCCGCCGCATCCTGTTCCTGCCGCTTTATCCGCAATATGCGGGCGCGACGTCAGCAACGGCGAATGACCAGCTTTTCCGCGCCCTGATGCAGCAGAAATGGCAACCCGCCGTGCGGACCGTCGAGCCCTATTTCGACCGGCCCGATTATATCGAGGCACTTGCCGGCTCGGTCCGACGGGCGCTTGAGGGCAGGACGCCCGGCAAGCTGGTCGCCTCATATCACGGGATGCCGAAGCGCTATCTTCTGGAGGGCGATCCCTATCACTGCCAGTGCCAGAAAACCTCCCGGCTTCTGCAAAACGCGCTTGGCTGGCAGGACGGCATTATCGACACGACGTTCCAATCCGTCTTTGGTCGCGAAGAATGGCTGCGCCCCTACACGGTGGAACATGTCGCGGAACTGGCCCGGCAGGGTCACACCGATATCGCCGTGATCTCACCCGCCTTCGCGTCGGACTGTATCGAAACGCTGGAAGAGATAAACGGCGAGATCCGCGAGTCGTTTGAACATGCCGGGGGCAAGAACTTCACCTATATTCCCTGTCTGAATGCCGAGCCTGCCCATATCGAGGTGATGATGAACGTGGTGCGCGAAAATATCGCGGGATGGCTGTGA
- a CDS encoding tetratricopeptide repeat protein, with product MSHETDSFIDEVTEEVRRDRLYALFRRYGWIGLLLIAVIVGGAAWREYASSRDRAAAQQWGDAVLAAQNSDDVPGQLAALENGGNPDRAALADLLAAGAALEAGDVEAAGPMLDAAYSGAEDPVIRDLARLKAILVRGNTMNPAERDAILSELSQPGAPFRLLALEQKAVALAAAGRSPDALTLIRETLAEDGISQALRGRLTELMISLGGDPEVNPVMPPAVASAAAAPDDVTVSDDAATAGAPAAAE from the coding sequence ATGAGCCACGAGACTGACAGTTTCATCGACGAAGTCACTGAAGAAGTTCGGCGCGACCGGCTCTATGCGCTGTTCCGCCGCTATGGCTGGATCGGCCTTTTGCTGATTGCGGTGATCGTCGGCGGCGCCGCATGGCGTGAATATGCCAGTTCGCGCGACCGGGCGGCTGCGCAGCAATGGGGCGATGCGGTTCTGGCGGCGCAGAATTCGGACGATGTGCCGGGTCAGCTTGCCGCGCTTGAGAATGGCGGGAATCCTGACCGGGCGGCTCTGGCCGATCTTCTGGCGGCGGGTGCGGCGCTTGAGGCTGGCGATGTCGAGGCGGCGGGCCCGATGCTTGATGCTGCCTATAGCGGTGCCGAAGATCCTGTGATCCGCGATCTGGCGCGGCTGAAGGCGATCCTCGTCCGGGGCAATACGATGAACCCGGCGGAACGCGACGCGATTCTGTCCGAATTGTCGCAGCCCGGCGCACCGTTCCGCCTGCTGGCTCTGGAACAGAAGGCCGTGGCGCTTGCCGCTGCCGGTCGCAGTCCGGACGCGCTGACGCTGATCCGCGAGACATTGGCCGAGGACGGTATCAGCCAGGCGCTGCGTGGCAGGCTGACCGAGCTAATGATCAGCCTCGGCGGCGACCCAGAGGTGAACCCGGTCATGCCGCCTGCCGTTGCAAGTGCCGCTGCGGCCCCGGATGATGTAACGGTGTCGGACGATGCCGCGACTGCCGGTGCTCCTGCCGCTGCCGAATGA
- a CDS encoding SoxS protein translates to MLRLQILSMLTVLIAAAIGVEAVAGTVQIAPVQLLMVRQDGCHFCAEWEREIGTDYNETAQGIAAPLLRVNVHGPWPDGLALDRRPVVTPTFILIQDGIETGRIEGYPGPQEFRGELGELLSSRGIAVSR, encoded by the coding sequence GTGCTACGTCTGCAAATCCTTTCGATGCTGACCGTTCTGATCGCCGCTGCGATCGGTGTCGAGGCAGTCGCCGGGACAGTCCAGATCGCTCCGGTGCAATTGCTGATGGTGCGTCAGGACGGATGCCATTTCTGCGCCGAATGGGAACGTGAAATCGGGACGGATTATAACGAAACCGCTCAGGGAATCGCTGCACCCCTGCTGCGCGTTAATGTGCATGGTCCCTGGCCTGACGGTCTGGCACTTGACCGCCGTCCGGTCGTCACACCAACTTTTATCCTGATACAGGACGGGATCGAGACCGGCCGGATCGAGGGCTATCCCGGACCACAGGAATTCCGGGGTGAGCTTGGGGAATTGCTGTCCTCCCGGGGCATTGCGGTCAGCCGCTGA
- a CDS encoding MarR family winged helix-turn-helix transcriptional regulator yields MTDLKTQPPEESSRNSVAASLFAEVLVVEQLARALIGRTLPGGMQISHFSVLNLLAHVSEERTPAQLAEAFHVTRGAMTNTLARLEWAGHVHIRPDWDDARRKFVSISPSGRAARDAALAAILPAMSDVVRDIGAERVRAALPVLRALRDRLELG; encoded by the coding sequence TTGACCGATCTGAAGACACAACCTCCAGAGGAATCGAGCCGTAATTCGGTTGCGGCAAGCCTTTTTGCCGAAGTGCTTGTGGTCGAACAGCTTGCGCGGGCTCTGATCGGCCGGACCTTGCCCGGCGGAATGCAGATCTCGCATTTTTCCGTGCTGAACCTGCTGGCGCATGTCTCGGAAGAGCGGACTCCGGCACAACTGGCCGAGGCGTTTCATGTTACCCGCGGGGCCATGACCAACACGCTGGCGCGGCTTGAATGGGCGGGGCATGTGCATATCCGTCCCGATTGGGACGATGCGCGGCGTAAATTCGTGTCTATCAGCCCGTCTGGCCGGGCGGCGCGGGATGCGGCGCTTGCGGCTATCCTGCCCGCCATGTCGGATGTGGTGCGCGATATCGGGGCCGAGCGGGTGCGGGCCGCTTTGCCGGTTCTCCGCGCCCTGCGCGACCGGCTTGAGCTTGGTTAA
- a CDS encoding bifunctional transcriptional activator/DNA repair enzyme AdaA, with product MLDLPDDKTLYAALANRDPAFEGRAYVGVTSTGIFCRLTCPARKPNPENCRWFANAEEAQAAGFRPCKRCHPSGATAEGDAAVTALRKMIEADPGRRWTEADIEEMGYDPSTVRRAFRRNFGVTFLQMARQARLKEGVSRVAAGGAVIDAQLDAGFESASGFRQAFARLFGHPPAAMRGAGGLVADWIETPLGGMIAVADENALHLLEFSDRKALKTQLGRVSRDAGGRVGLGRSDITRHTEAQLNAFFAGDLLRFDVPLAPHGTDFQRRVWEALRQIPAGQTRSYGEVATEIGQPTAVRAVARANATNGIAIIIPCHRVIGADGTLTGYAGGLWRKEKLIAAEHKYAGAQ from the coding sequence ATGTTGGATCTGCCAGACGATAAGACGCTTTACGCTGCCCTGGCCAATCGCGATCCGGCCTTTGAGGGCCGGGCCTATGTCGGTGTGACCTCTACCGGGATTTTTTGCAGGCTGACCTGCCCGGCGCGAAAGCCAAACCCCGAGAATTGCCGCTGGTTCGCCAATGCGGAAGAAGCGCAGGCTGCCGGGTTCCGTCCCTGCAAGCGCTGCCATCCCTCCGGTGCGACGGCAGAGGGCGATGCTGCTGTCACGGCGTTGCGCAAGATGATCGAGGCCGATCCGGGTCGCCGCTGGACCGAGGCGGATATCGAGGAAATGGGCTATGATCCCTCAACCGTGCGACGGGCCTTCCGCCGGAATTTCGGAGTGACCTTTCTTCAGATGGCACGGCAGGCGCGGCTTAAAGAGGGTGTATCCCGTGTGGCGGCAGGCGGTGCCGTGATCGACGCGCAGCTTGATGCCGGTTTCGAATCGGCAAGCGGGTTCCGTCAGGCCTTCGCACGCTTGTTCGGCCATCCGCCTGCGGCGATGCGCGGTGCCGGAGGGCTTGTCGCGGACTGGATCGAGACACCGCTTGGCGGCATGATCGCTGTCGCGGATGAAAATGCGCTGCATCTGCTTGAGTTCAGCGACCGCAAGGCGCTGAAGACGCAGCTTGGTCGCGTTTCGCGTGATGCAGGGGGCAGGGTCGGTCTGGGCAGATCGGATATCACCCGGCATACGGAAGCGCAGTTGAATGCGTTTTTCGCCGGTGATCTGTTGCGCTTCGATGTCCCGCTTGCGCCGCACGGCACGGATTTTCAGCGCCGTGTCTGGGAGGCGCTGCGTCAGATCCCCGCAGGCCAGACCCGCAGCTATGGCGAGGTCGCGACGGAAATCGGTCAGCCGACTGCCGTCCGTGCCGTGGCCCGTGCCAATGCCACGAATGGGATTGCGATCATTATCCCCTGTCACCGGGTCATCGGCGCTGACGGTACTCTGACGGGCTATGCCGGAGGTCTCTGGCGCAAGGAAAAGCTGATCGCCGCCGAGCATAAATATGCGGGTGCGCAATGA
- the grxC gene encoding glutaredoxin 3: protein MAKVEIYTTPTCPFCRAAKQLLDKKGVGYQEIDVSRDASLREKMMERANGRRTVPQIFIDDKHIGGSDDLRAMDQAGKLDPLLAA from the coding sequence ATGGCGAAAGTCGAAATTTATACCACGCCGACCTGCCCGTTCTGTCGTGCGGCCAAGCAATTGCTTGACAAAAAAGGCGTCGGCTATCAGGAAATCGATGTCAGCCGGGATGCCTCACTTCGCGAAAAAATGATGGAACGCGCCAATGGGCGGAGAACTGTTCCGCAGATTTTCATCGACGACAAGCATATAGGCGGCTCTGACGATTTGCGGGCAATGGATCAGGCGGGCAAGCTGGATCCGCTTCTGGCTGCCTGA